AGGTCAGGGAAGGGCATCCTCAGTGACATGACGGACCTTGACAGTGACCCCATGAAGACGTATATGACCTCCTCTATCTTGAGGAAACCCACAAATGCAACGAGGCTTGCAAGTCCCGCCAGGCTGTACATTGGGGGTATGAGGAACAGGAGTATCAGGAGGGCTGATATGAATCCTATGAGGGGGAGGGAGTTGTAGAGCCTTGGGAGTGGTGAGCATGGTTCTATGGTCTTCTTGTAGAAGAATTTAAGGGCTGCCATCAGTCCCGGGCTTGAGACCGGCGGCCCTATCCTCTGCTGTATCCTTGCATGTACGAATTTCCTTTCAATACCCGGGAACCATAGACTGACTATGAGGCCCAGGATGATCGTGCCTAAAACAGCTGAAAGAGAGTATAACGGTTCCATTCCATCACCTAAAGCCTTATTATCTCAATTGCCCTGTCAGTGCATGTGAAGCAGGGGTCGCACTGCACTATTCCCAGCTGGGCATCTGTGATGTGGTGTCCTATGCAGGCGTACTGCATGGCCCCTATATTTGACATTGAGGGTGTTCTGATTATGGAACTCCTGACGCGGCCATCCTCAATTGCATAGGAGTGGTAGAGTTTTCCCCTGGGAGCCTCCACATAGCTCTTCACAACACCTGTATCCTGCATCTCCCAGCTCCTGTCAGCAACCCTTCCATCTGGCAGGTCCCTTACAGCCTGCCTCAGGATCTTTATTGACTCGAAGATTTCAAGGACGCGCATCAGGAGGTTCGCCTTAACATCACCATCATCCTGTGTTATGATATCGAATTCGAAGGGGTCGTAGCACTCCATTTCACGTCTGAGATCAAATTCAACCCCTGTTGCCCTCAGGGTCGGGCCTGTTACATGTAACCTCAGGGCGTCCTTCCTGCTTATGGGGCAGACCCCTGTTATACGGGACATTATCATGGGGTCGGCTGTGAACCTCTCTGCGAATGCAGCTAGATTCTCCTCGATCTCATCAAGGCCCTCAAGTATCCCCTTTATCTTCATCTCGGTGAGGTCCGCCCTTGGCCTCACACCACCGATTATCGGGACGCCGTACTGGACCCTGTTGCCCCCTATGAGCCTTAAAAGCTCCATTACGGTCTCCCTTATATAGAAGAGTCTCATTGAGAATGTTTCATGGCCTAGGACCTCGTTTCCATGGGCCAGGTAGAGGAGGTGGCTGTGGATCCTCTCAAGTTCCCCCACGATGATCCTTATGTAGGATGCCCTTTCAGGTATGTCTATTTCAAGTCCCTTCTCAGCCACGAGGACTGAATTCCAGAGGTGCACCCCTGAACAGATGCCGCAGACCTTCTCCGTGAGGCTGTTGGCCTTCTCAACCGGCAGTCCTTCCATTATCCGTTCGATGCCCCTGTGGTTGACTCCAACCGTGATCTCCGCGTCCCTGACGATTTCATCCTCGACGAAGAGCCTCACACGGTAGGGTTCTATTGCAGCTGAGTGCACCGTCCCCATCGTTATTTCGGTTTCTATTATCTCCTGTTTTCTATCCATAAAAGCACCTTGATAAGCTTTATCAGATCATCTCCCTGTTTTTATCCCGGAAATCTACAGAATCTTATTTTGCTTCCAGAAGTTTTGGGAGTGCCGCCACCGCCCCTGCAAGGACGTCCTCGGGTCTGACAGCACAGCCCGGCACCCTGGCATCCACAGGGATGACCCTGTCAACGGGTCCTGCTATCTCCTCTGATAGTATGTCCCCGTGGATGTTCCTGTATACTCCGCCCATAAGGGCGCAGGCTCCTGCTGCTATAACGGCCTTCGGTTCTGGTATTGCATTGTATATCTCCTTGAGTGGTTCCTCGTTCTGTTTTGTCACCGGACCCGTGACTATCAGGACATCGGCCTCTCTGGGGTTCCAGGTGAGGAATATCTTGTACTGTTCAGCATCATATTTGGGGGATAGGACCGCGTTCACAATTTCTATGTCGCAGCCATTGCAGCCCCCGGTGTATACCAGCATTGCATGTACCGCCCTTGCCCTTGAATATGATTTGAGACCCATAAGAATCACCTGAATCCTTTACCTGCCTCCAGGAGTGAGTTTTTCCTCTCTATGATGCTCCTATCAGCCAGGAACTGTGCTATGAATTTGATTTTATCCTCGGATATCTTAACGGGTTTCTGGATGACTTCCCCTGCATCGAATTCCACCTCACCTACATCA
The sequence above is drawn from the Methanothermobacter wolfeii genome and encodes:
- a CDS encoding NADH-quinone oxidoreductase subunit B family protein, producing MGLKSYSRARAVHAMLVYTGGCNGCDIEIVNAVLSPKYDAEQYKIFLTWNPREADVLIVTGPVTKQNEEPLKEIYNAIPEPKAVIAAGACALMGGVYRNIHGDILSEEIAGPVDRVIPVDARVPGCAVRPEDVLAGAVAALPKLLEAK
- a CDS encoding hydrogenase large subunit encodes the protein MDRKQEIIETEITMGTVHSAAIEPYRVRLFVEDEIVRDAEITVGVNHRGIERIMEGLPVEKANSLTEKVCGICSGVHLWNSVLVAEKGLEIDIPERASYIRIIVGELERIHSHLLYLAHGNEVLGHETFSMRLFYIRETVMELLRLIGGNRVQYGVPIIGGVRPRADLTEMKIKGILEGLDEIEENLAAFAERFTADPMIMSRITGVCPISRKDALRLHVTGPTLRATGVEFDLRREMECYDPFEFDIITQDDGDVKANLLMRVLEIFESIKILRQAVRDLPDGRVADRSWEMQDTGVVKSYVEAPRGKLYHSYAIEDGRVRSSIIRTPSMSNIGAMQYACIGHHITDAQLGIVQCDPCFTCTDRAIEIIRL